One Desulfovibrio fairfieldensis genomic window carries:
- a CDS encoding sigma-54-dependent transcriptional regulator, with product MNADILVVDDDDAHRGMLKTMLRSWGYTVDEATDGDEAVDRVREKAFDAVLTDVRMARMDGIHALKGILEYNPALPVVLMTAYSSVETAVEALRLGAYDYLVKPLDFEALKHTLEKAIEHSRLSVENRELRRQLTDAATRPGILGRSQVVKDMLQIISTVAPTEATVLITGESGTGKELVARALHEGSARADKPLVTVNCAALAENLLESELFGHEKGSFTGAERRREGRFVQANGGTLFLDEIGEMPMQLQAKLLRALQQGEVQRVGSDSPITVNVRVLAATNRDLRLEAAQKRFREDLYFRLNVISIDVPPLRQRGEDIPLLAAHFLQRFAGRNRKSIKGFAPQALDSMLRYPWPGNVRELENAVERAVILCNGDLITGRELPANVIDASPLAEAALVPEGDVSLAGLSLDMVERRAIEETLRQTGDNKSEASRRLGITRATLHNKLRKYGLE from the coding sequence GTGAATGCCGACATTTTAGTGGTCGATGACGACGATGCCCACCGCGGCATGCTCAAAACCATGCTGAGGTCCTGGGGCTATACGGTGGATGAGGCTACCGACGGCGACGAAGCCGTGGACCGGGTGCGGGAAAAGGCCTTTGACGCGGTGCTGACCGATGTGCGTATGGCGCGCATGGACGGCATCCACGCGCTCAAGGGCATTCTGGAATATAATCCGGCGCTGCCGGTGGTGCTGATGACGGCCTATTCCTCGGTGGAAACCGCCGTGGAGGCCCTGCGCTTGGGCGCGTATGATTATCTGGTCAAGCCCCTGGATTTCGAGGCCCTCAAGCACACGCTGGAAAAGGCCATCGAACATTCCCGCCTGAGCGTGGAAAACCGTGAACTGCGCCGCCAGCTCACCGACGCCGCGACCCGCCCGGGCATTCTGGGCCGTAGCCAGGTAGTCAAGGACATGCTTCAGATCATCAGTACCGTGGCCCCCACTGAAGCCACCGTGCTGATCACCGGCGAATCGGGCACCGGCAAGGAGCTGGTGGCCCGCGCCCTGCATGAGGGCAGCGCCCGCGCGGACAAGCCTCTGGTCACTGTGAACTGCGCGGCCTTGGCGGAAAACCTGCTGGAATCCGAGCTCTTCGGCCATGAAAAGGGTTCGTTCACCGGCGCGGAACGCCGCCGCGAGGGCCGTTTTGTCCAGGCTAACGGCGGCACGCTGTTTCTGGACGAAATCGGCGAGATGCCCATGCAGCTCCAGGCCAAATTGTTGCGCGCCCTGCAACAGGGCGAAGTGCAGCGGGTGGGTTCGGACTCGCCCATCACCGTGAATGTGCGCGTGCTGGCCGCCACCAATCGCGACCTGCGCCTTGAGGCGGCGCAAAAGCGCTTCCGCGAGGATCTTTATTTCCGGCTCAATGTCATCAGCATCGACGTGCCGCCCCTGCGCCAGCGCGGCGAAGACATTCCTCTGCTGGCCGCGCATTTCCTCCAGCGCTTTGCCGGGCGCAATCGCAAGAGCATTAAGGGATTCGCGCCCCAGGCCCTGGACAGCATGTTGCGTTATCCCTGGCCCGGCAATGTCCGCGAGCTGGAAAATGCCGTGGAGCGGGCCGTGATTCTCTGCAACGGCGATCTGATCACGGGCCGCGAACTGCCCGCCAATGTCATTGATGCCTCGCCCTTGGCGGAAGCGGCGCTTGTGCCCGAAGGGGATGTCTCCCTGGCCGGACTGTCTCTGGACATGGTGGAGCGCCGGGCTATTGAGGAAACGCTGCGCCAGACCGGCGACAACAAGAGCGAGGCTTCCCGGCGGTTGGGCATTACGCGGGCTACCCTGCACAACAAGCTGCGGAAGTATGGCCTGGAGTAG
- the zraS gene encoding two-component system sensor histidine kinase ZraS, which yields MNAEQDDVRSEPEAPGAVGVSGGGDAPAPDAPPRALAMRVGASRTPLGLVLGGAAVVLALMVGLLAFISIERSEAAMARLLAEKGSSLIMAFESILRSGMRSEAGVRLQVLLEEMAASPDIMFVAVTMPDGTIVAHSKRVRLGEILQLEGRELDDRRMRELAPGAAAQWGIMRIEGQRVFVVYRYFTPGLRDIPKGFPMPIIFLGLDVSPFEITRSQNRDYVAMLAAVTLLVGLLCLLALYYAQRARESRQRQRKAEGEVRRLEEEVRRKEKLAAVGNLAAGVAHEIRNPLSSIKGYATYFGQRFPEGSDDREAAAVMVREVDRLNRVITDLIGLSRPSDVRPRPVCLENVVAHVMRLIRQDAEQRNVRLEYRTSRRVPNVLVDSERMGQALLNLCLNALDAMPDGGRMTLVIAKAKRRVCLMVRDTGKGIDPAARAHIFDPYFTTKGQGTGLGLAMVHKIVAAHNGEISVYSHLAGEDGHGETIFRLWLPLAPKAPEEFPELRYRGKGRKN from the coding sequence ATGAATGCTGAGCAAGACGATGTCCGGTCCGAACCGGAAGCGCCCGGCGCGGTTGGTGTGTCCGGCGGAGGCGACGCCCCGGCTCCCGATGCGCCTCCCCGCGCTCTGGCCATGCGCGTGGGGGCTTCCCGCACGCCCCTGGGCCTGGTACTGGGGGGCGCGGCCGTGGTGCTGGCCCTGATGGTGGGGCTGCTGGCCTTTATCTCCATTGAGCGCAGTGAAGCCGCCATGGCCCGTTTGCTGGCGGAAAAAGGCTCTTCGCTGATCATGGCTTTTGAAAGCATTCTGCGTTCGGGCATGCGCAGCGAGGCCGGGGTGCGCCTGCAGGTTCTGCTGGAGGAAATGGCGGCCAGCCCGGATATTATGTTCGTGGCCGTGACCATGCCCGACGGCACTATCGTGGCCCACAGCAAACGGGTGCGCCTGGGCGAGATTCTCCAGCTTGAGGGCCGGGAACTGGATGACAGGCGCATGCGCGAGCTGGCCCCGGGCGCGGCGGCGCAATGGGGCATCATGAGAATAGAGGGGCAACGGGTCTTCGTGGTCTACCGTTACTTCACGCCGGGCCTGCGCGACATCCCCAAGGGTTTTCCCATGCCGATCATTTTTCTGGGCCTGGATGTCTCGCCCTTTGAGATCACCCGCAGCCAGAACCGGGACTATGTGGCCATGCTGGCTGCGGTGACGCTGCTGGTGGGGCTGCTCTGCCTGCTGGCCCTGTATTATGCCCAGCGCGCCCGCGAGTCGCGTCAGCGGCAGCGCAAGGCCGAAGGCGAAGTGCGCCGTCTGGAGGAAGAGGTGCGCCGCAAGGAAAAACTGGCCGCTGTGGGCAATCTGGCGGCGGGCGTGGCGCATGAGATCCGCAATCCTTTGAGTTCCATCAAGGGCTATGCCACCTATTTCGGCCAGCGCTTCCCCGAGGGCAGCGACGACCGCGAGGCCGCCGCCGTCATGGTGCGCGAGGTGGACCGCCTGAACCGGGTGATTACGGATCTGATCGGCCTTTCCCGGCCCAGCGACGTGCGCCCGCGCCCGGTCTGCCTGGAGAATGTGGTGGCGCACGTCATGCGTCTGATCCGCCAGGACGCGGAGCAACGCAACGTCAGGCTGGAATATCGCACCTCCCGGCGCGTGCCCAACGTGCTGGTGGATTCGGAGCGCATGGGCCAGGCCCTGCTCAATCTTTGTCTCAATGCTCTGGACGCCATGCCCGACGGTGGGCGCATGACCCTGGTCATCGCCAAGGCCAAACGGCGGGTCTGCCTGATGGTGCGGGATACGGGCAAGGGCATTGATCCCGCCGCCAGGGCTCATATTTTTGATCCCTATTTCACGACCAAAGGCCAGGGCACGGGTTTGGGGCTGGCCATGGTGCACAAGATCGTGGCGGCGCATAACGGCGAAATCAGCGTCTATTCGCATCTCGCCGGTGAAGACGGCCATGGGGAAACCATTTTTCGCCTCTGGCTGCCCCTGGCGCCCAAAGCGCCTGAGGAATTTCCCGAGCTGCGCTATCGCGGCAAGGGGCGGAAAAACTAG
- a CDS encoding periplasmic heavy metal sensor, translated as MLKTCFSLCLLAAFCLSQPVVAGHSGPGPYNGQGEYRMGRYRGNVQDIDDWLEQLPPNQQNKARRIIDDARPRVRELRGRIREKMAELESLSYDQGTSPDTLPRLGRELQQLRDALRASLVDVDERLRREVGVSLGPPVSRGCRMSHAGIPPADEED; from the coding sequence ATGCTAAAAACTTGTTTTTCGCTTTGCCTTCTGGCGGCGTTCTGCCTGTCGCAGCCCGTGGTTGCGGGGCATAGCGGCCCCGGCCCGTACAACGGGCAGGGCGAATACAGGATGGGACGCTATCGCGGCAACGTCCAGGATATAGATGATTGGCTGGAACAGCTCCCCCCGAATCAGCAGAACAAAGCCAGAAGAATCATAGATGACGCCCGCCCAAGGGTCCGGGAACTGCGCGGCCGCATCCGGGAAAAGATGGCGGAACTGGAAAGCCTCAGCTACGACCAGGGAACCTCTCCGGATACCCTGCCCCGCCTGGGACGGGAACTGCAACAGTTGCGCGACGCCCTGCGAGCCTCCCTGGTGGATGTAGACGAACGCCTGCGCCGTGAAGTGGGCGTTTCGCTGGGGCCGCCCGTCAGCCGGGGCTGCCGGATGAGCCATGCCGGCATTCCCCCGGCGGATGAAGAAGATTAG
- a CDS encoding Spy/CpxP family protein refolding chaperone, whose product MRSSRFILPALLAAALTGGVLVTDSMARSHYSPDSGYGCEGCPGGYGQGWNRGAALSPEQQEKYTKIVDEYAKRMDPLQDQIFVKRQELRALRNATNPDVKAVRETATELTKLNNQLGALHDEMAQRLEKEVGEPAGADTRPNGYGPGYHMRGHGMGYGHGMGYGHGMDQY is encoded by the coding sequence ATGAGAAGTTCCCGTTTCATTCTGCCCGCCCTGCTGGCCGCCGCTCTGACTGGTGGCGTTCTGGTCACGGACAGCATGGCCCGCTCCCACTACAGCCCTGATTCCGGCTACGGCTGCGAAGGCTGCCCCGGTGGGTACGGCCAAGGATGGAACAGAGGCGCGGCTCTGAGCCCCGAGCAGCAGGAAAAATATACAAAGATCGTGGACGAGTACGCCAAGCGTATGGATCCCCTCCAAGACCAAATTTTCGTAAAACGGCAGGAATTGCGTGCCCTGAGGAACGCTACCAACCCCGATGTCAAAGCTGTACGGGAAACAGCTACGGAACTAACGAAATTAAATAATCAGCTGGGCGCCCTGCACGATGAAATGGCCCAGCGCCTTGAAAAGGAAGTGGGTGAACCCGCAGGCGCAGACACCCGTCCTAATGGATACGGTCCCGGTTACCACATGAGGGGCCACGGTATGGGTTACGGTCACGGCATGGGCTATGGCCATGGTATGGACCAATACTAG
- a CDS encoding methyl-accepting chemotaxis protein — translation MRLRLLDKMLLFVLLPALLGLCAVTWFSYTSAEKSLEKQIGEDLNMMVLSETSQLESMTGLLRNVLNNGAGIARINNFLRAGSDEERASLRPGMQQALKNLADDFPLLKDVGLIGPDGMVVGHTNIQKGKGMDLRERPYFTASMQGKSSVQNTRSKTSGEVTTILSAPVMDGTRVLGVIYATLDLKNLSAETTDSIKIGKTGACFVYDGSGLLLMHPNKKYIGDEDGKLDWVRQIIAQGSGRLVYGWGGKEKVAYFRSIPAMNWFVLVSVERAEVLAPAKALLRSNSLISGGIALLVGLIIFLVARNIAGALREGAHFVGRVAEGHFEIDDAQRRSLEKSAARTDEIGSLARGVGAMVENLKQLFADSEQKTREAHAATEEARQAMREAEEARKAAEGARREGMLSAAGQLEEVAAVLSSASTQLSAQIEQSDRGAAESATRLSEAATAMNEMNATVQEVAKNAGSASSASAETKEKAEAGAQVVEKAVRSIEDVHRMSLALKGDMAQLNEHARDISRIMAVISDIADQTNLLALNAAIEAARAGEAGRGFAVVADEVRKLAEKTMASTNDVGNAITAIQESTAKSMTGVDNAVERIGEANKLASRSGAALEEIVATVVATGDQVNAIATASEEQSAASEEINQSIVQVNDMSRQTAGAMAEASKAVSDLAAQAQRLNELIIRMKEA, via the coding sequence ATGAGATTGCGATTGTTGGACAAAATGTTGCTCTTTGTTCTGCTGCCCGCGTTGCTGGGGCTCTGCGCGGTCACCTGGTTCAGCTATACCAGCGCGGAAAAATCCCTGGAGAAGCAGATCGGGGAAGACCTCAACATGATGGTCCTGAGTGAAACCAGCCAGCTGGAAAGCATGACCGGTTTGCTGCGCAATGTGTTGAACAACGGCGCGGGCATTGCGCGCATCAACAATTTTCTCAGGGCCGGGTCTGATGAGGAGAGAGCCTCCCTGCGGCCCGGCATGCAGCAGGCGCTGAAAAATCTGGCCGATGATTTTCCCCTGCTCAAGGATGTGGGGCTGATCGGTCCGGACGGCATGGTCGTGGGACATACCAACATCCAAAAAGGAAAGGGCATGGACCTCAGGGAGCGCCCGTATTTCACGGCGTCCATGCAGGGCAAAAGCAGCGTGCAGAACACGCGCAGCAAGACCTCCGGCGAGGTCACCACCATCCTTTCCGCGCCGGTCATGGACGGGACCAGGGTGCTGGGCGTGATCTACGCCACGCTGGATCTCAAGAATCTCAGCGCGGAAACCACGGACAGCATCAAAATCGGCAAAACCGGTGCCTGCTTCGTCTATGACGGCAGCGGCCTGCTGCTGATGCATCCCAACAAGAAATACATCGGCGACGAGGACGGCAAGCTGGATTGGGTCAGGCAGATTATTGCCCAGGGCAGCGGCCGCCTGGTCTACGGCTGGGGCGGCAAGGAAAAGGTCGCCTATTTCCGCAGCATCCCGGCCATGAACTGGTTCGTGCTGGTGAGCGTGGAGCGGGCCGAAGTGCTCGCGCCCGCCAAGGCCCTGTTGCGCAGCAACAGCCTGATTTCCGGCGGCATCGCCCTGCTGGTGGGCCTGATCATTTTCCTGGTGGCCCGGAACATCGCCGGGGCCCTGCGGGAAGGCGCGCACTTTGTGGGCCGGGTGGCCGAGGGACATTTTGAGATTGACGACGCGCAACGCCGCAGCCTGGAAAAGAGCGCGGCCCGGACGGACGAAATCGGCAGCCTGGCCAGGGGCGTGGGGGCCATGGTGGAAAACCTCAAGCAACTCTTTGCGGACAGCGAGCAGAAGACGCGGGAGGCCCATGCGGCTACTGAAGAGGCCCGTCAGGCCATGCGCGAGGCCGAGGAGGCCCGCAAAGCCGCCGAAGGCGCGCGCCGCGAAGGCATGCTGAGCGCCGCCGGCCAGTTGGAGGAAGTGGCGGCCGTGCTTTCTTCCGCCTCCACCCAGTTGTCGGCCCAGATTGAGCAGTCCGACAGGGGCGCGGCCGAGTCCGCCACGCGGCTCTCCGAAGCGGCCACAGCCATGAACGAGATGAACGCCACAGTGCAGGAAGTCGCCAAAAATGCCGGTTCCGCCTCCAGCGCCTCCGCCGAGACCAAGGAAAAGGCCGAGGCCGGTGCGCAGGTGGTGGAAAAGGCCGTGCGCAGCATTGAGGATGTGCATCGGATGTCCCTGGCCCTCAAGGGCGATATGGCCCAGCTCAATGAACACGCCCGGGACATCAGCCGGATTATGGCCGTGATTTCGGACATCGCGGACCAAACCAACCTTCTGGCGCTCAACGCGGCCATTGAGGCCGCCCGCGCGGGCGAGGCCGGGCGCGGTTTCGCCGTGGTGGCCGACGAGGTACGCAAACTGGCTGAAAAGACCATGGCCTCCACTAACGACGTGGGCAACGCCATCACGGCTATTCAGGAAAGCACGGCAAAGAGCATGACCGGCGTGGACAACGCCGTGGAACGCATCGGCGAGGCCAACAAACTGGCCAGCCGCTCCGGCGCGGCCCTGGAAGAGATCGTCGCCACCGTGGTAGCCACGGGGGACCAGGTCAACGCCATCGCCACGGCCAGCGAGGAGCAGTCCGCAGCCAGCGAGGAGATCAACCAGTCCATCGTCCAGGTCAACGATATGTCCCGCCAGACCGCCGGGGCCATGGCCGAGGCCTCCAAGGCCGTGTCCGACCTTGCCGCGCAAGCCCAGCGGCTCAATGAGCTCATCATCCGTATGAAAGAAGCCTGA
- a CDS encoding radical SAM protein yields MPSDCLSSALFPLNAPWPPLPRARPIVPVFLPFRGCPTRCVFCAQDVQTGRTDKSEATPDRILDTARAALDLRAARGLPPAELAFYGGTFTALPETERDACLKFAAAALARGRITAFRCSTRPDCLDAALLARLRQSGCAAVELGVQSFADAALRAARRGYDGAAALRACARVKEAGLALGVQLLPGMPGTSPEIFLADVPLALSAGADMLRFYPCLVLEGTGLAGLWRAGAYEPWDMESTLDALARGWLLARAAGTPVIRMGLAPEASLAGAVLDGPCHPALGARVMSRALFMTVRDLAARELGGRLLARLEAPRACQGYFWGHGNELRPAWAGLGLGPRNVRYGADPVLRLWPRP; encoded by the coding sequence ATGCCGTCCGATTGCCTTTCCTCAGCTTTGTTCCCGCTGAACGCGCCCTGGCCGCCGCTCCCGCGTGCCCGGCCCATTGTGCCGGTATTTCTGCCTTTCCGTGGCTGTCCCACGCGCTGTGTTTTCTGCGCGCAGGACGTCCAGACCGGCCGGACCGATAAGAGCGAGGCCACGCCGGACCGAATCCTGGACACGGCCCGCGCGGCCCTGGATCTGCGTGCCGCGCGCGGTCTGCCTCCGGCGGAACTGGCCTTTTATGGAGGCACTTTCACGGCCCTGCCCGAAACGGAGCGGGACGCTTGTCTGAAGTTTGCCGCCGCCGCGCTGGCGCGTGGGCGGATAACCGCCTTCCGCTGTTCCACCCGGCCCGATTGTCTGGATGCGGCCCTGCTGGCCCGTTTGCGCCAATCCGGTTGCGCGGCTGTGGAACTGGGCGTGCAGAGTTTCGCGGACGCGGCCCTGCGCGCCGCTCGGCGCGGTTATGACGGCGCGGCGGCCCTGCGCGCCTGCGCCCGGGTCAAGGAGGCGGGCCTGGCCTTGGGCGTGCAGCTGCTGCCGGGCATGCCGGGGACGAGCCCGGAGATTTTTCTGGCGGATGTGCCCCTGGCCTTGAGCGCGGGCGCGGACATGCTGCGTTTTTATCCCTGTCTGGTGCTGGAGGGCACGGGCCTGGCCGGGCTCTGGCGCGCCGGAGCCTATGAACCCTGGGATATGGAGTCCACCCTGGACGCCCTGGCCCGCGGCTGGCTGCTGGCGCGGGCTGCCGGGACGCCGGTGATCCGCATGGGCCTCGCTCCGGAAGCCTCCCTGGCCGGAGCGGTGCTGGACGGCCCCTGCCATCCGGCGCTGGGCGCGCGGGTCATGAGCCGGGCCCTGTTCATGACCGTGCGGGACCTGGCCGCCCGTGAGCTGGGGGGGCGGCTCCTGGCGCGTCTGGAGGCGCCCCGCGCCTGCCAGGGCTATTTCTGGGGCCACGGCAACGAACTGCGCCCGGCCTGGGCCGGGCTGGGCCTCGGGCCGCGCAACGTCCGCTACGGCGCGGACCCTGTCCTGCGGCTCTGGCCCCGGCCATAG
- a CDS encoding integration host factor subunit alpha translates to MKKTLTKADIVEAIYEETDKNRVDVKNVVEQLLEIMKTAIKKDRALLISGFGKFECYDKASRKGRNPQTDETITLPPRKVMVFRLSRKFRSELNP, encoded by the coding sequence ATGAAAAAAACACTGACCAAAGCGGATATTGTGGAGGCCATCTACGAAGAGACCGACAAAAACCGCGTGGATGTGAAAAACGTGGTGGAGCAGCTCCTGGAGATCATGAAGACCGCCATCAAGAAGGACCGGGCTCTGCTGATCAGCGGCTTCGGCAAATTCGAGTGTTACGACAAGGCCTCCCGCAAAGGCCGCAACCCGCAGACGGATGAAACCATCACCCTGCCGCCGCGCAAAGTCATGGTCTTCCGCTTGTCGCGCAAATTCCGTTCGGAACTCAATCCTTAG
- a CDS encoding MBOAT family O-acyltransferase: MLFNSYPFLFCFLPLLLLAWRLAGGFGSARLALVLLFFSAVFYGFWGTGFLLLLAVMVGMNYAFGLALAAPENLKKRPLSLSRKGLLALALTLNLLPLLWFKYSWFLAQNLALLFHTEWNFQPPGLPLGISFYTFIQIAWLVSVYRRQIAPRGLARHALFSSCFPYVISGPIVRYEQVGPQFDALADPGAEGLARGFSLFSIGLAKKILLADSIALYADAVFNAAEKAFPLSGAEAWLGSFCYTFQLYFDFSGYTDMALGLGLMLGLRLPENFNSPYKSTGIVDFWRRWHITLSAWLRDFLYIPLGGNRAGRLKQYRNLFLTMLIGGAWHGAGWTFMIWGALHGLMLSVNHFFRAQIKGSRLEAILASAPLRLLSIAFTFLCINFCWVVFRALSLDGALRVYTAMFTGPFSLQPGPTGGLLPNHYFQGWQPFALLILCAVLVWAFPNSREILQGRRDGSRPRLAWRPSRLWASGLALLAFAALILVSRQSTFLYFQF; the protein is encoded by the coding sequence ATGCTGTTCAATTCCTATCCCTTTCTGTTCTGCTTTCTGCCTCTTCTGCTGCTGGCCTGGCGGCTGGCCGGGGGCTTCGGCTCCGCGCGGCTGGCCCTGGTGCTGCTGTTCTTTTCGGCGGTCTTCTACGGTTTCTGGGGCACGGGCTTTCTTCTGCTGCTGGCCGTCATGGTGGGCATGAACTACGCTTTCGGCCTGGCCCTGGCCGCGCCGGAAAACCTGAAAAAAAGACCTCTGAGCCTGTCCCGCAAGGGCCTGCTGGCCCTGGCCCTGACGCTCAATCTGCTGCCCCTGCTCTGGTTCAAATACTCCTGGTTTCTGGCCCAGAACCTGGCTTTGCTCTTCCACACGGAATGGAATTTCCAGCCGCCCGGTCTGCCTCTGGGTATTTCCTTCTATACCTTCATTCAGATCGCCTGGCTGGTCAGTGTGTACCGCCGCCAGATCGCGCCGCGGGGCCTGGCGCGGCACGCGCTGTTCTCCTCCTGCTTCCCCTACGTGATTTCCGGCCCCATTGTGCGCTACGAGCAGGTAGGCCCGCAGTTCGACGCCCTGGCCGATCCCGGGGCCGAGGGTCTGGCGCGCGGCTTCAGCCTGTTCAGCATCGGCCTGGCCAAAAAGATCCTCCTGGCCGACAGCATCGCCCTGTACGCCGACGCGGTGTTCAACGCGGCGGAAAAGGCCTTTCCCCTCAGTGGCGCCGAAGCCTGGCTGGGCTCGTTCTGCTATACCTTCCAGCTCTATTTCGACTTTTCCGGCTACACGGACATGGCCCTGGGCCTGGGTCTGATGCTGGGCCTGCGCCTGCCCGAGAACTTTAATTCACCCTACAAATCCACGGGCATCGTGGATTTCTGGCGACGCTGGCACATCACGCTCAGCGCCTGGCTGCGCGACTTTCTGTATATTCCCCTGGGCGGCAACCGGGCCGGACGGCTCAAACAGTACCGAAATCTCTTCCTGACCATGCTCATCGGCGGGGCCTGGCACGGCGCGGGTTGGACCTTCATGATCTGGGGGGCTCTGCACGGCCTGATGCTCAGCGTGAATCATTTTTTCCGCGCACAAATCAAGGGCTCGCGCCTGGAAGCCATACTGGCCTCCGCGCCGTTGCGCCTGCTGTCCATTGCCTTTACCTTTCTGTGCATTAATTTCTGTTGGGTGGTCTTCCGAGCCTTGAGCCTGGACGGCGCATTGCGCGTCTACACCGCCATGTTCACCGGCCCGTTCAGCCTCCAACCCGGACCGACGGGCGGCCTGCTGCCCAACCACTACTTCCAGGGCTGGCAGCCCTTCGCCCTGCTCATCCTCTGCGCCGTGCTGGTCTGGGCCTTTCCCAACAGCCGGGAAATTCTCCAGGGCCGCCGCGACGGCTCCCGGCCCCGGCTGGCCTGGCGGCCTTCCCGGCTCTGGGCCTCGGGTCTGGCCCTGCTGGCTTTTGCGGCGTTGATTCTGGTCTCGCGGCAGTCCACTTTTTTATATTTTCAGTTTTAG